In one window of Myxocyprinus asiaticus isolate MX2 ecotype Aquarium Trade chromosome 43, UBuf_Myxa_2, whole genome shotgun sequence DNA:
- the LOC127433204 gene encoding CD209 antigen-like protein E, with amino-acid sequence MSLVIYDMIRNGSNGNDRDSVEMIVDIYESADSVRDCDFRTETDSNKNTHQQLECTEGEQNVIARLSSSRSECLWNRSSRAATVCLGLLCVLLLAAVIVLCVMFTQEREWIIFKNDNLTKERDKLKREKNEFQMTLGKVDGWIYYQFSFYYISSERESWNESRIYCTERGADLLIINNTKEQEFVKNITVGSIMWIGLTDSDEEGTWKWVDGSTLTAGTGDLMRICCFRFWGYMEPNGNTGENCALTLSSKLADYPCNYKYKWICEKSFAKEPIT; translated from the exons ATGTCTTTGGTGATTTATGATATGATCAGGAATGGATCTAATGGAAATGACAGAGATAgtgtggagatgattgtggatatCTATGAGAGTGCAGACTCTGTAAGAGATTGTGACTTCAGGACAGAGACAGACTCCAATAAAAACACACACCAACAACTTGAGTGTACAG AAGGAGAGCAAAATGTCATTGCACGTCTGTCATCTTCAAGAAGTGAATGTTTGTGGAACAGAAGCTCCAGAGCAGCTACAGTGTGTTTGGGGCTGCTGTGTGTTCTTCTGCTGGCTGCAGTCATAGTGCTGTGTGTCATGTTCACTCAAGAGAGAGAGTGGATAATATTCAAGAATGACAATCTGACTAAAGAGAGAGACAAGCTTAAACGAGAGAAAAATGAATTCCAGATGACTCTTGGTAAAGTGG ATGGATGGATTTACTATCAATTCAGTTTTTACTACATTTCCTCTGAGAGGGAGAGCTGGAATGAGAGCAGAATATACTGTACAGAGAGAGGAGCAGATCTGCTGATCATAAACAACACAAAGGAACAA GAGTTTGTTAAGAACATTACTGTTGGTAGCATAATGTGGATTGGACTGACTGACAGTGATGAAGAGGGCACATGGAAATGGGTCGATGGCAGCACACTGACTGCTGG CACTGGAGATCTTATGCGGATCTGTTGTTTCAGATTCTGGGGGTATATGGAGCCCAATGGCAATACAGGAGAGAACTGTGCTCTTACTCTTTCATCAAAGTTGGCTGACTATCCATGTAATTATAAGTATAAATGGATCTGTGAGAAGAGCTTTGCAAAAGAGcccattacataa